The uncultured Cohaesibacter sp. region TCAAACCTTCTCGAGTTCAACATGCCAGCTGTTGGCCGCGCGTGCGGGGCAGGTTGAAACCCTTCATTGCTTTCTTACATTGTTCATGAATAATGGCTGGACTTTCCGGCTTTCCCTCAAGACGATCGGTTTTCTGATGCGCCCTCACGTTGTTGCTCTTGTTGTTCCCCTTCTGGCTGGATCCTGTTGGAGCGGGGTGGTCTTTGCCCAGCCAGCGGCTCCGCAGTTGGCACCCTACAGGGCCATCTATGAGGTTGATCTCAGCGATGAGGCGCAGGGCTCGTCAAAGATCACTGCGATTTCCGCTCTCAATGGCCGGATGGCCTATGAGTTCAAGGGCAGCGCCTGCGAGGGCTATGCCACCTCTCAGCGGCTGGTGACTTCAACGCAAATGTCCGAAGGCGCTACCGCCCTTGAGGATGTTCAGATGGCAGCTTATGAGGGCGTTGAAGGGGAAAGCTACGAGTTTTTCAAACGCCGACAAGTCAACCAGACGCCCCAGCAAGGTCAGCGCGGATCTGCCGCCAAACAGGGCGGCATGACCAGGGTCGAGATGTCACAGCCTTCGAGTATGGCGTTTGAACTGCCGGAGAATGTCACCTTTCCTGTTGCCTATCAGCGAGGAATGCTCGCAGCGGCAGAGGCTGGCGAGCCGGTCTTCACGGCCAATGTCTTTGATGGATCGGATGATCCGGGGCAGTATTTTCAGGTTTCGACCTCCATCGGCACGCCCTTTGTGGGCAAAGAGGACAGCGTACCGCATCCCGTGCTGGTCGG contains the following coding sequences:
- a CDS encoding DUF1849 family protein; the encoded protein is MNNGWTFRLSLKTIGFLMRPHVVALVVPLLAGSCWSGVVFAQPAAPQLAPYRAIYEVDLSDEAQGSSKITAISALNGRMAYEFKGSACEGYATSQRLVTSTQMSEGATALEDVQMAAYEGVEGESYEFFKRRQVNQTPQQGQRGSAAKQGGMTRVEMSQPSSMAFELPENVTFPVAYQRGMLAAAEAGEPVFTANVFDGSDDPGQYFQVSTSIGTPFVGKEDSVPHPVLVGVKGWPVTISYYAASKNAEDMMPIYEINTEIYANGISGNMHFGFRDFTLDFSISELELIPVTPCE